In Trichoderma asperellum chromosome 1, complete sequence, a single window of DNA contains:
- a CDS encoding uncharacterized protein (EggNog:ENOG41): MADLIDPTMKGNYPVILGVGLLGKPSNEIFTGIRYNHKPAFPPSDARLKPSIPGKTSSYDLNFSSAEGTVGFAGTRSTDDGDYVLYFDPERKAFILDKVDSTFNMNLTRTPGNSNPDDLRRRHPHLGSGQSQKAADQKSASSKDKLKSSAKADDKSITVQTKEMQKKKPLEKKLGEKKHADKIFVEKKPPPVEKKLVDKKLASDKEKKPLEKEKKPMEKKLLLEKKLLEKKSIDKKPTDKSAENKPTAKKTVEKSAVERKIHEMKNMEKRLSGGKFEKKPLPKKIELALPVPEPPKPEETRKKRDQDDDEEEEEEDDDDDLLIEYPGAEAPSRPTHHFSPAFPIARRFDDFMDQRESEVEEDEEAMDEDTEAAFKLPSPVKNGSQAQSEPMDVDQEEEEEAEEAEEAGEAEAGGDFEYDLEQELENAFDQLDNNDQDNGNNNNSGYYYNNNNDDESEISEED, translated from the exons ATGGCTGATCTGATCGACCCGACAATGAAGGGCAACTATCCCGTGATTCTGGGCGTTGGGCTGCTGGGCAAACCCTCCAACGAGATCTTTACTGGCATTCGCt ATAATCACAAGCCTGCCTTCCCGCCATCCGACGCACGCTTGAAGCCTTCCATCCCCGGCAAGACGAGCTCGTATGACTTGAACTTCTCCAGTGCCGAAGGAACAGTTGGATTTGCCGGAACGCGCTCCACCGACGATGGCGACTATGTGCTCTACTTCGACCCCGAGCGCAAGGCCTTCATCCTCGACAAGGTCGACTCGACATTCAACATGAACCTCACGCGCACTCCTGGAAACAGCAATCCCGATGATTTGCGCCGGCGACACCCTCACTTGGGAAGTGGCCAATCGCAAAAGGCGGCAGACCAGAAGAGTGCTTCAAGCAAGGATAAGCTGAAGTCGTCGGCAAAGGCCGATGACAAGAGCATCACGGTACAGACCAAGGAaatgcagaagaagaagccgttggaaaagaagctgggagaaaagaagcatgcCGACAAGATATTCGTCGAGAAGAAACCTCCTCCCgtcgagaagaagctcgtggacaagaagctcgcttctgacaaggagaagaagccattggagaaagagaagaagccaatggagaagaagctcttgTTAGAGAAGAAGttgctggagaagaaatcAATAGACAAGAAGCCGACCGATAAGTCGGCTGAGAATAAGCCGACGGCGAAGAAGACGGTCGAGAAGAGCGCTGTCGAGAGAAAAATTCACGAGATGAAGAatatggagaagaggctATCAGGTGGCAAGTTTGAAAAGAAGCCTCTGCCCAAAAAGATTGAGCTTGCGCTGCCTGTGCCAGAACCACCAAAGCCGGAAGAGACccgaaagaagagagaccaagatgatgacgaagaagaagaagaagaagacgacgatgatgatctCCTCATTGAATATCCGGGTGCAGAAGCACCCTCCCGGCCGACTCACCATTTCTCGCCCGCCTTTCCCATTGCTCGTCGCTTCGATGATTTCATGGATCAGCGTGAATccgaagtggaagaagacgaggaagctaTGGACGAGGATACCGAGGCGGCATTCAAGCTTCCCAGTCCAGTCAAGAATGGTAGCCAAGCTCAGTCAGAACCCATGGATGTTGaccaagaggaagaggaggaagctgaagaggccgaagaggctggcgaggcagaggctggcGGTGATTTCGAGTACGACTTGGAACAAGAGCTGGAAAATGCTTTTGATCAACTGGATAACAACGACCAGGACAatggcaacaacaacaacagcggctactactataataacaACAACGATGATGAAAGCGAGATTAGTGAAGAAGACTAG
- a CDS encoding uncharacterized protein (EggNog:ENOG41) codes for MASSSEKPETITGGCLCGSIRYIATFPPDHDFTDSSTTCQCEQCRKNTGSLIFHSHKLPKSAVEFTSKSTLKLYSATPHFERGFCSNCGGLLFWQRDHGEDICLTVGCFDRPVLEKYGPLLTSAKRHLFCEREIPGVTDHLQGDKYPGDCD; via the exons ATGGCTTCTTCAAGCGAGAAACCCGAAACAATCACAGGCGGCTGTCTCTGCGGATCGATTCGCTACATTGCGACTTTCCCACCAGACCACGATTTTACCGACAGC TCAACAACATGCCAATGCGAGCAATGCCGCAAAAACACCGGGTCTCTCATCTTCCACTCCCACAAGCTCCCCAAGTCCGCCGTCGAGTTCACGTCCAAGTCGACGCTCAAGCTCTACTCGGCCACGCCACACTTTGAGCGCGGGTTCTGCAGCAACTGCGGGggcctcctcttctggcAGAGGGACCACGGCGAGGACATCTGCCTCACGGTTGGGTGCTTCGACAGGCCTGTTTTGGAAAAGTACGGGCCCCTGTTGACGTCGGCGAAGAGGCACTTGTTTTGCGAGAGGGAGATTCCTGGCGTCACCGATCATCTACAGGGGGACAAGTATCCAGGTGATTGTGATTGA